Proteins encoded within one genomic window of Ptiloglossa arizonensis isolate GNS036 chromosome 3, iyPtiAriz1_principal, whole genome shotgun sequence:
- the LOC143144899 gene encoding uncharacterized protein LOC143144899, with product MNAILSQSERYIGTSKTNDSVIREYCSAIWNPYHLVHIAPLENIQHKSVRFTAYKLKQSIPKTCHVYDSILTTLCLFEIEQRRSIASLTFLFKVLNSQGVETLRSCNFFKLNTPPRTLGKFILFYLMSHIATSGKNNCVDCIHKLPNNAYLALDFSGHHRLEVVTKVNT from the exons ATGAATGCA ATACTCTCGCAATCTGAGAGATATATAGGCACAAGTAAAACAAATGACTCCGTTATAAGAG AATACTGCTCTGCTATTTGGAATCCCTATCATCTTGTCCATATTGCCCCTTTGGAAAATATCCAACACAAGTCCGTACGTTTTACTGCATACAAATTAAAGCAATCTATTCCAAAGACGTGTCATGTATACGACTCGATTCTCACGACTCTATGTCTATTTGAAATTGAACAGCGTAGATCTATTGCTAGCTTGACGTTTCTATTCAAGGTTTTGAATAGCCAAGGTGTCGAGACACTGAGATCTTGCAACTTTTTTAAACTTAATACTCCACCTAGAACACTTGGGAAATTTATCCTCTTTTATTTAATGTCACATATTGCAACATCTGGTAAAAACAATTGTGTAGATTGTATACACAAGTTGCCTAATAATGCCTATCTTGCCTTAGATTTTTCTGGACATCATCGATTAGAAGTCGTTACGAAAGTTAATACATAA